The Halococcus sediminicola genome includes a region encoding these proteins:
- a CDS encoding thiamine pyrophosphate-requiring protein, with amino-acid sequence MNVNESIAEVLKAEGVEYLFGFPSNPLFDTGSAEDAGVRTIITRQERTALHMADGIGRVSSGEDVAAFACQHGPGTENSVGGVAQAYTESAPLVAIPAGYDLADTDVDPRFNSFLTYQPVSKTCEQLTDPDAVDDTMRRAFNAARNGRQRPSVVEVPKDVFGEEVSEFDYTPTSTNRSGPDPDGVAEVADVLLEAENPIIYAGQGVHYAKAWEPLKKIAETLEVPVATSLNGKSAFPEDHPLSIGAGSKSEPGQLHHFLQECDVVFGVGCSFTDTAYGITVPEDKTVIHSTLDAGDIDKDVSSEYSLVGDAKLTLEALTDAVESRVDGSRGRRDDVVREIESVREEWLEEWRPKLTSDETPINPYRVVHEFDQALDKESSIVTHDAGNARDFMAPFFEVTEPLSYVGWGKTTQLGYGLGLMMGAKLIRPDKTCVHIMGDGAIGMTGMDFETAAREGIPVMEVVLNNFEMASYDTEFSGHYADFAESLGGYGERIEEPDEISDAIERGVQKTEEGTPVLLEFLTAKETDKSIF; translated from the coding sequence ATGAACGTTAATGAATCAATCGCGGAAGTGCTGAAAGCGGAAGGCGTAGAGTATCTTTTCGGATTTCCGAGCAATCCCCTGTTCGACACCGGTTCGGCGGAGGACGCGGGCGTCCGCACCATCATCACACGGCAGGAGCGCACCGCGCTGCACATGGCCGACGGTATCGGGCGCGTCTCCTCGGGCGAGGACGTCGCGGCCTTCGCCTGCCAGCACGGTCCCGGCACGGAGAATTCCGTCGGGGGCGTCGCACAGGCGTACACGGAGTCGGCACCGCTAGTCGCCATTCCGGCGGGCTACGATCTGGCCGACACCGACGTCGACCCCCGATTCAACTCCTTTCTCACCTATCAACCGGTGAGCAAGACCTGCGAACAGCTCACCGACCCCGACGCCGTCGACGACACGATGCGGCGCGCGTTCAACGCGGCCCGGAACGGTCGTCAACGGCCGTCGGTCGTCGAGGTCCCGAAGGACGTCTTCGGCGAGGAGGTCTCGGAGTTCGACTACACGCCGACGAGCACGAACCGGTCGGGACCCGACCCTGACGGCGTCGCGGAGGTCGCCGACGTGCTGCTCGAAGCGGAAAATCCGATCATCTACGCGGGGCAGGGCGTCCACTACGCGAAGGCGTGGGAGCCGCTCAAAAAAATCGCGGAGACACTCGAAGTGCCGGTGGCGACGAGTCTCAACGGCAAGAGCGCCTTCCCGGAGGATCACCCGCTCTCGATCGGTGCCGGCAGCAAGAGCGAGCCGGGTCAGCTCCATCACTTTCTCCAGGAGTGTGACGTCGTCTTCGGCGTCGGCTGCAGTTTCACCGACACCGCCTACGGCATCACCGTCCCCGAGGACAAAACGGTCATCCACTCGACGCTCGACGCGGGCGACATCGATAAAGACGTGTCCTCGGAGTACTCGCTCGTCGGCGACGCGAAACTGACACTCGAAGCGCTCACCGATGCCGTCGAGAGCCGCGTCGACGGGTCGCGCGGTCGCCGCGACGACGTCGTCCGGGAGATCGAATCGGTCCGCGAGGAGTGGCTCGAAGAGTGGCGGCCGAAACTCACCTCCGACGAGACGCCGATCAACCCCTACAGGGTGGTCCACGAGTTCGATCAGGCCCTCGACAAGGAGAGTAGTATTGTGACCCACGACGCCGGCAACGCACGCGACTTCATGGCCCCGTTCTTCGAGGTCACGGAGCCGCTCTCGTACGTCGGCTGGGGGAAGACGACACAGCTCGGCTACGGGCTGGGTCTCATGATGGGCGCGAAGCTCATCCGCCCGGACAAAACCTGTGTCCACATCATGGGCGACGGCGCTATCGGCATGACCGGCATGGACTTCGAGACCGCCGCCCGCGAGGGCATCCCGGTCATGGAGGTCGTGCTCAACAACTTCGAGATGGCCTCCTACGACACCGAGTTCTCGGGTCACTACGCCGACTTCGCCGAGTCGCTCGGCGGCTACGGCGAGCGCATCGAAGAGCCCGACGAGATCAGCGACGCGATCGAACGCGGCGTTCAGAAGACCGAGGAGGGAACGCCCGTTCTCCTCGAATTCCTCACCGCCAAAGAGACCGACAAGTCGATCTTCTGA
- the ddh gene encoding D-2-hydroxyacid dehydrogenase codes for MTDDTDLRRLCIHESVGNKIPEDGFVAAFDDLSIPVELVADGERYDESDAVASFEPRPEFRDAGWVHVIRAGYDAFDTDEYEATGTPLTNSTGIHGTTVGEIAVGYMLSLARMLHIYRDHQNHSDWYEPEYERPFTVESERLCVIGLGTLGQGISERADALGMDVVGVRRSEKSVSGVSEVYHPDDLHEAIADARFVAVAVPHTPSTEGMISTDELETMRDDAYLVNVARGPIVDQEALVDALDSGIVAGAGLDVFETEPLPEESPLWDFEEVIVSPHRGSATNRYHLDIADLVAENVRRYQDGQSLKNRVA; via the coding sequence ATGACCGACGACACCGACCTGCGACGGCTCTGCATTCACGAATCGGTTGGCAACAAGATCCCCGAAGACGGCTTCGTCGCGGCGTTCGACGACCTCTCGATCCCGGTCGAGCTGGTCGCCGACGGCGAGAGGTACGACGAAAGCGACGCGGTCGCGTCGTTCGAACCTCGTCCCGAGTTCCGCGACGCCGGCTGGGTACACGTCATCCGCGCGGGCTACGACGCCTTCGACACCGACGAGTACGAGGCGACCGGCACGCCCTTGACCAACAGCACGGGAATTCATGGGACGACCGTCGGCGAGATCGCCGTTGGCTACATGCTCTCGCTGGCCCGCATGCTCCACATCTACCGCGACCACCAGAACCACAGCGATTGGTACGAACCTGAGTACGAACGACCGTTCACCGTCGAGAGCGAGCGCCTCTGTGTCATCGGTCTCGGAACGCTCGGGCAGGGCATCAGCGAGCGTGCGGACGCGCTCGGGATGGACGTCGTCGGCGTCCGTCGCTCCGAGAAATCGGTGTCGGGCGTCTCCGAAGTGTACCACCCCGACGACCTCCACGAAGCCATCGCGGACGCCCGCTTCGTCGCGGTCGCCGTCCCGCATACGCCGTCGACGGAGGGGATGATCAGCACCGACGAACTAGAAACGATGCGTGACGACGCCTATCTCGTCAACGTCGCCCGGGGGCCGATCGTCGATCAGGAAGCACTGGTCGACGCGCTCGATTCGGGGATCGTCGCCGGCGCGGGTCTCGACGTCTTCGAGACCGAGCCCCTCCCCGAGGAATCGCCGCTGTGGGACTTCGAGGAGGTCATCGTCTCGCCACACCGCGGGTCGGCGACGAACCGCTACCACCTCGACATCGCCGACCTGGTCGCCGAGAACGTCCGCCGATACCAGGACGGCCAATCCCTGAAGAACCGCGTCGCCTGA
- a CDS encoding isocitrate/isopropylmalate dehydrogenase family protein, which produces METYDVAVIPGDGIGTEVTSAAMDVFDAVAEKHGFALERTTYDWGTERYLEEGAMMPDDGLDRVESADSIFLGAVGHPEVPDHVTLNGLLLPIRKGFDQYICKRPNKLFEGIESPLRGYEGGDIDLVVYRENTEGEYANVGGREHHGFDNEVAVQSSLFTRQGTERIVRSAFEAAEEREGHLTSITKSNAQAHSMVFWDDVVEEVSGEFPEVEVDSLLVDRSSMDMIRRPEEFDVVVASNLFGDITTDIAAIITGSLGLAPSGNINEENDYPDMFEPVHGSAPDIAGEGVANPLASVLTGAMLFEYLGDGEDAAAADLRNAVAAQLADESAPRTPDLGGDAKTVDVVSDLGDRL; this is translated from the coding sequence ATGGAGACGTACGACGTGGCCGTCATCCCGGGCGACGGTATCGGTACCGAAGTCACGAGCGCCGCGATGGACGTGTTCGATGCGGTCGCGGAAAAACACGGCTTCGCGCTCGAACGGACGACCTACGACTGGGGTACCGAGCGCTATCTGGAGGAGGGTGCGATGATGCCCGACGACGGACTCGACCGGGTCGAGTCGGCCGACTCCATCTTCCTCGGGGCCGTCGGCCATCCGGAAGTTCCCGACCACGTGACGCTCAACGGGCTTCTCCTCCCGATCCGGAAGGGCTTCGACCAGTACATCTGCAAGCGCCCGAACAAGTTGTTCGAGGGCATCGAAAGCCCGCTTCGGGGCTACGAGGGCGGCGACATCGACCTCGTCGTCTACCGCGAGAACACCGAGGGCGAGTACGCGAACGTCGGCGGCCGGGAACACCACGGTTTCGACAACGAGGTCGCCGTCCAGTCGAGCCTGTTCACCCGGCAGGGCACCGAACGCATCGTCCGTAGCGCCTTCGAGGCGGCCGAAGAGCGCGAGGGCCACCTCACCTCCATCACCAAATCGAACGCACAGGCCCACTCGATGGTCTTCTGGGACGACGTCGTGGAGGAGGTCTCGGGAGAGTTTCCGGAGGTCGAGGTCGACAGCCTGCTCGTCGACCGGTCCTCGATGGACATGATTCGCCGGCCCGAGGAGTTCGATGTCGTCGTCGCCTCGAACCTCTTCGGCGACATCACGACCGACATCGCCGCCATCATCACCGGCAGCCTCGGTCTCGCGCCCTCGGGCAACATCAACGAGGAGAACGATTATCCGGACATGTTCGAACCGGTCCACGGCAGCGCCCCCGACATCGCCGGGGAGGGCGTCGCCAACCCGCTCGCGTCGGTTCTCACCGGCGCAATGCTGTTCGAGTACCTCGGCGACGGCGAGGACGCCGCCGCAGCGGACCTCCGCAATGCCGTCGCGGCACAGCTCGCCGACGAGTCCGCACCGCGCACGCCCGACCTCGGCGGTGACGCGAAGACCGTCGACGTCGTCTCCGACCTCGGCGACCGGCTGTAG